The proteins below come from a single Ailuropoda melanoleuca isolate Jingjing chromosome 1, ASM200744v2, whole genome shotgun sequence genomic window:
- the LOC105240944 gene encoding keratin-associated protein 6-2 produces MCGSYYGNSCGGCGYGGCGYGGCGYGGCGYGGCGYGGCGYGGCGYGGCGYGGCGYGGCGYGGCGYGGCGYGGCGYGGCGYGGCGYGGCGYGGCGYGGCGYGGCGYGGCGYGGCGYGGCGYGGCGYGGCGYGGCGYGGCGYGGCGYGGCGYGGCGYGGCGYGGCGYGGCGYGGCGYGGCGYGGCGYGGCGYGGCGYGGCGYGGCGYGGCGYGGCGYGGLGCGYGSSYGCGFRRLGCGYGCGSGCGYGCGSGCGYGYRSHSLCGYGCGSGYGSGFGCY; encoded by the coding sequence ATGTGTGGCAGCTACTACGGAAACTCCTGCGGGGGCTGCGGCTATGGAGGCTGCGGCTATGGAGGCTGCGGCTATGGAGGCTGCGGCTATGGAGGCTGCGGCTATGGAGGCTGCGGCTATGGAGGCTGCGGCTATGGAGGCTGCGGCTATGGAGGCTGCGGCTATGGAGGCTGCGGCTATGGAGGCTGCGGCTATGGAGGCTGCGGCTATGGAGGCTGCGGCTATGGAGGCTGCGGCTATGGAGGCTGCGGCTATGGAGGCTGCGGCTATGGAGGCTGCGGCTATGGAGGCTGCGGCTATGGAGGCTGCGGCTATGGAGGCTGCGGCTATGGAGGCTGCGGCTATGGAGGCTGCGGCTATGGAGGCTGCGGCTATGGAGGCTGCGGCTATGGAGGCTGCGGCTATGGAGGCTGCGGCTATGGAGGCTGCGGCTATGGAGGCTGCGGCTATGGAGGCTGCGGCTATGGAGGCTGCGGCTATGGAGGCTGCGGCTATGGAGGCTGCGGCTATGGAGGCTGCGGCTATGGAGGCTGCGGCTATGGAGGCTGCGGCTATGGAGGCTGCGGCTATGGAGGCTGCGGCTATGGAGGCTGCGGCTATGGAGGCTGCGGCTATGGAGGCTGCGGCTATGGAGGCTGCGGCTATGGAGGCCTGGGCTGTGGCTATGGCTCCAGCTATGGCTGTGGCTTCCGCAGACTGGGCTGTGGCTACGGCTGTGGCTCTGGCTGTGGCTACGGCTGTGGCTCTGGCTGTGGCTACGGATATCGCTCCCACTCGCTCTGTGGCTATGGATGTGGCTCCGGCTACGGCTCTGGCTTTGGCTGCTACTAA